The Bacillus sp. FJAT-27916 genomic interval TTAATAGCTGAAATGATAAAACGGGGTCATAAATTTTATGTAAACGCACTTGCTCCACATATTCTCTTGGGCTCATTTCGCTTGAATATTTATGATAATTCGGAATGCGACCGCCGATAATGATGCTCTTTAAGTTCAGCCTCCGGGCAAGTTCCTTCCTTTCCTCATATAAGCGATAGCCGACCTTCATCTTGCGGTATTTTGGGTGAACCATTACTTCGATTCCATATAAATTGTATCCATCCGGATTATGATTGGTGATATATCCGTCATCTGTAATATCGGACCAAGTATGACGGTCATCATATTCATCGAAATTGATAATCAAGCTTGAACAGGAGCCAATAATCTCACCATTCAGCTCCGCACAGAATTGTCCCTCTGGGAAAATCTCCAAATGGCTTTCTAAATGCTCTCTCTTCCAAGGCTCCATCCCAGGAAAACATATCGCTTGCAGTTTAATGATTGCATCAATATCCTTCCGCTGTGTCTGCCTGATCTCTAGCCTATGCTCAAACTTCGTTAAATCCAGCTCTTCAGTCATGAACCTTCACTCCTTCTTCCACCTTAACCCATGCTTCTTTTTTATTCCCATTCATTTTCCCTTTTCAGATTTTCTGTAAACCAGGTGGTATAAGTATTGCTCGGTTTATTCCATTTAGCTGAGAGGATTTCCTCCTCCTACTTTGTATGATGTAATAAATCGCCCTTAAATGACGACTCCTCAGATACTCTATTTTGATATTACAGGCTAACCAGAGCTGCTCCGAGTCTTTCTCTAGTCAAGCTGCTCCCCAGCTAAAAAAGCAGCCAATGCATCCATTCCTCCATCAAAAAAAGCGAAGCATACGCATTTTTAGCGTCTACTTCGCTTCCTTCTTTATTTCCTAAAATGATAGACAATCGACTCCCATGGGCGCAGGTTTGTCTCGCCATCGGCTGATCGTGACTCTACATCCTCATAGTTGCCAATTAATCGTTCACCCTTAAGTCCACTTAAGCTGTCCGGCCACTCCACAGTCAGCTCATCTGCAGTGAAGTTATTTAAAACTAGCAGGGTTTCATTCTCATAATGCCTCAAATAGGCAAATAGAGATGTGCTATCCTCGTGAATCAATTCAAAGCTTCCCTCTACCATGATAGGAAGGCGCTTGCGCATCGCAATCAATTCCTTGTAATAATAGAAAATGGAATTCTTATCTTCCATCGCTTGCTTCGCATTAATCTCATGGTAATTCGGGTTTACCCCAATCCATGGGGTTCCATCGGTAAATCCGGCATTTTCGCGTTCATCCCACTGCATAGGGGTGCGGGCGTTATCACGGCTCTTCGCATGAATCCCCTTCATTAATTCGACTTGGTCAAAGCCTTTGGCTATCCGTTCATTGTACATATTGATTGTTTCAATATCTCGATAATCTTCTATAGAAGGGAACTGGACGTTTGTCATCCCAATTTCTTCACCCTGATAAATATATGGTGTACCCTGCATAAAATGAAGGCAGGTAGCAAGCATTTTCGCAGATTCAACCCTGTACTTCCCATCATCTCCAAAACGGGAAACGACCCTTGGCTGGTCATGGTTATCCCAATACAGACTATTCCATCCGCGTCCATGGAGGTCCGTTTGCCATTTAGCAAGAATTTTCTTTAAGCGTACCAAATCAAGCGGCGCTACATCCCATTTTCCAAGAGGACCTGAATCGACATCCATATGTTCAAATTGGAATATCATATTAAGCTCCTTGCGTTCAGGGTTTGTATAAAGAACACCATGCTCCGGAGTTACACCGCCTGTCTCTCCTACTGTCATGATATCATAGCGGGAGAGAACCTGCTCATTCATCTCTTGGAGGAATTCATGTACTCTCGGACCATTCATATAGTACTGTGCACCAGAGGCATATTCGGATCCTGGCTCCACGTTTCCAACCGGCAGACCTGGAACCTTGGAGATCATGTTGATGACATCCATCCGGAATCCGTCTACTCCTTTATCAAGCCAGAATTTCATTAACTCATAAACTTCAGAACGGACTTTTTCATTCTCCCAGTTTAAATCCGGTTGCTTTTTGGAGAATAGGTGCAGATAATAATCACCAGTAGGTTCATTGTACTCCCATACAGAGCCGCTAAAGAAGGACTCCCAGTTATTCGGCTCCCTCCCATTCTTTCCATCACGCCATACATAATAATCTCGGTACGGATTATCCTTTGATTTCCGTGCCTCCACAAACCATGGATGTTCATCAGAGCTATGGTTAACCACAAGGTCCATCACGAGCCTGATGCCGCGTTTATGCATTTCATCAAGCATCCGCTCCCAATCCTCCATCGTCCCGAACTCATCCATGATTGCACGATAATCACTAATATCATATCCATTATCATCATTAGGAGACTGGTAGACCGGTGAAAGCCATACAACCTCCACCCCTAATGCTGTTAAGTAATCTAATTTTGCGGTAATCCCAGGAATGTCTCCAATGCCGTCTCCATTTGAATCCATGAAACTTCTCGGATAAATTTGATAAACAACTGCATCTTTCCACCATTGCTTTTCCAATTGCCTGCTCCTTTCTATATAAAAGATAGCCTATGCCTCCCAAACATATGAAGCGCTTACAAAAAAATCTTCTACTTTGAAACTCACAAACGATTCATACCAATCTCTCATGTTGTTCAGCACTTTATGTAAGAGTGTTTCTTTTTACAATACTATGATATCATACTATAATTTGAGAAAGAGACTAGAAGGCGGTATTAGATGAAAAAATTAATCAATCGTGAAAACGCGTTATTCCTCGCCTTTGCTGCAGGATTAATCGCAACGTTGGGAAGCTTATATTTTTCGGAAATTAAAGGATATGAGCCATGCACACTGTGTTGGTATCAACGGATTTTGATGTATCCGTTCACGATTATCCTCGCCATTGCCATCATCAAGAAGGATTATGAAATTGCGCTTTATACGAGTGTACTGTCATTCATCGGCGCATGTATATCCACCTACCATGTATTAATTCAAAAGGTTCCATATTTCACCGAAAAAGCAGCTTCATGCGGGCGGATTCCTTGTACAGGCGACTATATTAACTGGTTTGGTTTTGTGACCATCCCTGTACTCGCGCTCACAGCCTTTCTCATTATCTTTATCTGCAGTATCTATGTTTTGAAAACAAATAAAGGGGAGTCTAAATGAAAAAAGTATTCATCTTCTCTGCTGTAGTCATTTTAATTTTCGCTGTCATTGCCATCCTAACGAACCAGCAGAAGGCAGAAAAAACAGCTGGCAATCCGTATGGCACCAACAATCTCAAATCTTCCACCGTAGACCTGCTCGATGATGAGAACTATCAAAATATCATCACTCCAGATGAGTTAGACCAGAAATTAGAAGAAGAGGGATCAGCCATTGTTTACTTCTTCAGTCCCGAATGTATCCATTGCATGAATACGACACCAGTCCTCATGCCTGTAGCAGATGAAATGGACGAGCAAGTGGACCAATATAATCTGCTTGAATACGAGAATGGCTGGAATGAATTTAACATCCAGTCGACACCAACACTTGTGAAATTTGAAAACGGCAAGGAGACAAGCCGAATCGTCGGTGAACATTCAAAAGAAGAATTTGAGGAATGGTTCCAGGCCAATAAATAATCTAAAAACAAAGAGGCAGGGATTCCCTGCCTCTTTTCACGTTACTGTACTTCTACCTTCACATGGTCCATTGCATTATACCCATAACCCTTTCGATTCCAAAATGCCTTCCGTTCTTGGCTTCTGCCTGTGGAATCTGTTGCCTTTGATAGAATCGAATATTCCCCCTTACCTGGAGGAATCCATTCATATTGCCAGGAGACCCATTCATATGGCAAACCAGTTGAATGAATTCGGGCTTCATTCCAGCTCTGCCCATCATTCACACTAATTTGAACGCTCGTAATCATTCCCTCTCCCGTCCAGGCTATCCCCCTGATGGTCACCCTTCCACCGCTCAGTATCTCCATATCAAGCGGACTTTGGATCGTGGAGTTGATATTCTGCACAGTCACAGGATAAGAGCCCTCATCTGTGTCCTTGCTGGGATAATACATATAATCATTCGCTTGAAACGGGCCTTTGAATGCTGTTTCTATTACGCTGATTTGACGAATCCATTTGACTGAGGCCATCGCATACCACCCTGGCACAATCAGCCTTAATGGATATCCATGCTTATAAGAAAGCGGCTGACCATTGTATTCATAAGCTATCAGCGTATCTGGATGGATAGCCTTGGCCACGGGTAAGCTTCGAGCATATGGATAATCCTTCTTCGAATCCTTACGGAAACCATGATCATACCCTTTCACGACAATCTCTGATGCCTGGCTGCTGATTCCCGCCTGCTCAAGAATATAGACTAAGGGCACTCCCCTCCAATATCCTTGACTAATGGCTCCCTTTCCCCACTGCTCTCCATAGGTTTTCGGTTCAAACAGCCTTCTTTTATTGCCTGCACACTCAAGGGTGACTTTTAACGTCTTGGCAGGAAAACGATATAAATCAGGTAAAGATATGCTCCATGGTCGCTTGACTAAACCTCCGACAAGAAGACGGTAATTAGCCTGATTCAATGCTGGGTAAGCAAAGTGGTTTCGCCGGAAGAACTGATAGTTATTCATTGTATCACCCTGCAGGAATTCAAGGGGTGTCTCCTGATTCTCCGGTAATAATCCTCTAGTCGTCAATGACGGCTTAACGGTATATTTTCTCTCAGGCATACCTTCCTCCAGCTTGTCATGATTACTATAGATATATGTGCAATCCCCTTCTTTTAGACATAGGCGGCCTCTCCAAGAATTAAATTAAATACGTGTTGGCAGCCTTCGTTTATTCATTTGAAAGCATCAGTGGTCTGTCCTCTCCAATAATTGAACGAAAAAAGATTTGTGAAATGTATTTCGAAACTGAGGATAAGAATCGTTCGAAATAAAACTTGAAGAATGGCATGTCATAAAAAAGAATTAAGCCTTAATATTCATGGATTAAGGCATTTCACCTTATGCCTTAATAGTGTTAGTATAAATGTATTGCCAGTGGCCAAATAAAGAAATCCGCCTCCAAAACGATGGAAGCGGACTCAATGCAAGGTCTATTAAATTAAATACGTATTGGCAGCCTTTGTCGGGTGATCGGGTAAGTCTAAATCTCGTACATCCCCAAAAAACTGCTCATGATTGAATGGGAAAAACACCCCAAGTTCGTTCAGTATCCGTGAATTACGGTTGAATAACTCAACCGCTTTATCGGTTGTCTGATGTTCCTCTAGAATAATCAGGATTGTTTGCAGGCAAGCCATAATCTCAAAGGCACCCTTTAATGTGCCTGCATGGGAATTGGCACCCGGCAAGGCTAAAACGCTGTTCTTCTTAAAGACTTCAATATCAGCATCAGAGAAAAAACAAGGGAAAACTTCCTTATACAATCTGTTAACGGCATGACGCATTTCTTCTTCCTGCAATTGGAATGAACCTTGTACAATTTTCATGATGCATCAACCTTTCTATGGTGCAGGTGAACCAGCCCCTCACCTTTAAGATACCATAGATTAACAGAGGACTAATAATGATAAAGCTTGCGAAAATGAGGGAAACTTATGCTCGAAATAAATAAAACTGACAAATTTGCTAATATTGCTATACCCGATAATTGGAACGGCAGAACCATTGAAAATCTGTTGAAGGAAGAGCTTCATGTGCCGAAAAAAATGCTCCATCAATGGCGTATGAACAAGAGCCTATATTATAAGGAAGAAACTCATCCTTGGAGTGTAAAAATAACAGCTGGAGAGACTCTCTCCATCCCGATTTATGAAGAGGAGGAAAACCCTATCCCGCCTTTTGACCTCCCCCTCTCCATCCTTTATGAGGATGAGGATATTCTCGTCATCAATAAGCCAGCAGGCCTTAATACTCACCCGGTTAATGAGAAAGATACAAAAACACTCTTAAATGCTGTATCTCATTATTTCTTGGTCAAAGGCATCCAAACAAAGCCTCGGCATATTCACCGCTTGGATAAGGATACATCAGGGGCTATTCTTTTTGCTAAGCACGCCTATGCAGGCGCTCTTCTGGATGCAGCATTGGCAGAAGGCCTTATTAAGCGGACATATGCGGCACTCGTTTGCGGAATCGTCCAAAAAGAAGCTGGGACAGTGGACGCACCTATCGGCCGAGATCGCCATCGTGCAGGAAAAATGCGCGTCTCCCCTTCCGGTAAACAAGCCATCACCCATTATAAGGTAATAAAACGAATGAAGCCGGATCATCTGACACTCGTTTCTTGCCGCTTGGAAACTGGACGCACCCATCAAATACGTGTTCATATGAGCCATATTGGACATCCTCTTGCTGGTGATGTGCTCTATGGAGGAAGAAAGTACGCCCATATGAACGGCCAGGCCCTTCATGCGTACAGGCTTAATTTCCTGCAGCCATTAACAAGGCAGAAGCTTCAGGTAGAAAGTCCGCTTCCTTGGTCATAGCCATACAATAAAAAGCGCTCAAGGAATTTCTCCCTCGAGCGCTTCAAGCATTTCCGATAAGAACCTTTATTCATGTATTTGTTAAGCTGTTTTGCTAACAGCTTTCATAATCATGCTGACGATGAAAATCAAGATAATCGCACCGATTAACGCTGGGATAATCGCATAGCCTGCAAGAGTTGGTCCCATTTCACCAAAGATTGCTGTACCCAACCAAGAACCAACGACACCCGCGATGATATTACCGATGATGCCTCCTGGTACGTCACGACCAATGATCAAGCTTGCTACCCAACCTAATAATCCACCTACGATTAATGATATAATAAATTCCATGTTTATTTCCTCCTTAAATTTTTATCAATTTGGCCTTTTAAGCCATAACCTAGATATTTCCTGTTTCAAAGAAAGTCTTTCTAGAACTCATCATTAGAGTTTGCCGACCGGCTTATTTATATCCCTAAATTCGAGTGACTTGATTTTAACTTTATTATTCCTTTGATGTGATCATTCAATTCCATGAATCAGGTTCTATCGAGTATTCAATAACGGCGCCGTTTGTACTCTATAAATTCCCGAGATTACCGCCCTTAAACATTTATGCCAAAGATTTCATTTTTAATTTTGTAAGTAGATTAGACGGTTGAAGGGAAGGGTATAGAGGATATTTTGGTGTGGCAGATGAAGTTAAATCATAAAAAAAAGAGGGAATGACTCCCTCTCTTCCTTAAAACTTAAAATGATCTGGATGCTGACCAAATCGTTCATTCATATTTAATTGATTCAACACCTTCATGTCTTCCGGACTCAACGTAAAATCAAAAACATCCGCATTCTCGACGATTCGTTCTGGGGTCACCGACTTAGGAATAACCACCAGTTCGTTTTGCAAATGCCATCTAATAATAATCTGAGCAGGAGTCTTCCCATGCTTCTTAGCCAAATACTCAATGGTCGGCTCCTTAAGCAAGTGGCCTCGGCCAAGCGGCGACCATGATTCTATTTGTATATTCTTCTCTTGGCAATAGTCTCTGAGCTCTACTTGTGTCAAACGAGGATGAAGCTCCACTTGATTCACCGCAGGTACGAGCGAGCTCTTCTCTAAAAGCTTGTCCAAATGATGGATTTGGAAATTACTTACTCCAGCTGCCTTGATGAGGCCTTCCTCATATAATTTCTCAAACGCTCTCCAAGTATCAAGGAACCGGTCTCCAACCGGCCAGTGAATTAAATATAAATCTAAATATTCGACATCAAGCTCCTTTAGTGTTTTCTTGAATGCATTCAAGGTGGATTCATAGCCCTGATCTGTATTCCATACCTTTGAGGTGATGAAGATATCCTCTCTATTAAGACCTGAAAGCTTGATTCCTTCTCCAACACCTGATTCATTTTGGTAGAAGGATGCGGTATCAATCAGTCTGTATCCAGCTTTAAGGGCTGTTTCCACTGCTGTTGTTACTTCTGTTCCATTTTCTGCTTTGTACACACCTAATCCGAATTGGGGCATTTTAACTCCATTATTCAATCGTACACTTGTCTCAATCGTCTTCATATTTTCCACCTCTTTTGAATATTTATGTAATTTAAGCCAACAGGAGACTTCCACCCTCCTATCCTATATACTATAAGTAATATGTCTAGATTGCATATATCTGAACTTATGAAACACTTAATAGATGACAAAAACTGATACAATGCGTAGTTTGCTGGGTGATTTGTCGATGAACTGCCATTTGACTTTTCCGAGATTCAGTTTATAATTCAATATTGTTATTCCTTTTTATCGTGAATTTTACAGGCATTTTAAGATGCTAAATTCCTATATTTTTAAACTTAGAGGTGAAACAATGCGTGCATTTAACAACACACTAAAGAATAGTGTAAGTGGACCTGTTGGTTTCCTAATTGTCGCTGTCGTCCTATTTTGGATCAAGACATATGCAGGGTATGTTGTAGAATTCAATTTAGGAATATCCAATTCGATGCAGGAGTTCTTGCTTCTGTTTAACCCAATAAGCACAGGTGTTATTTTCTTTAGTTTAGCTTTATTCGCCAAGGGCAGAAAATCATTCATCTGGATGATTATCATCAACCTTTTGCTATCAATCGTACAGTATGCCAATATTGTCTACTATCGATTCTTTAATGATTTCATTACTTGGCCGACTTTAACACAAACATCTAATATCAGTCTTGACGGAGGGATGATGGGAAGCATTGCTGAATTGCTTCACATTTATGACCCACTGTATTTTGCAGATACAATCATTTTGATCCTTTTAGTTGTTTTCAAGAAATTTAAACCAAGCGAAGGAAGACTTAAGTTCCGCAAAACTGCTGCTGTCATGGCGACCGGTGCGGCACTCTTGGTCATCAATATCCTGCTTGCTGAAATTGACCGTCCACAATTATTGACTAGAACGTTCGACCGCAACTACCTTGTGAAATATTTAGGGACGTACAATTACACCATCTATGATGGATTGAAAACAATGAAAACTACCGCACAGAAAGCTTCGGCGGATTCTGATGACCTAGTTGAGGTACAGAACTT includes:
- a CDS encoding glycoside hydrolase family 13 protein; the encoded protein is MEKQWWKDAVVYQIYPRSFMDSNGDGIGDIPGITAKLDYLTALGVEVVWLSPVYQSPNDDNGYDISDYRAIMDEFGTMEDWERMLDEMHKRGIRLVMDLVVNHSSDEHPWFVEARKSKDNPYRDYYVWRDGKNGREPNNWESFFSGSVWEYNEPTGDYYLHLFSKKQPDLNWENEKVRSEVYELMKFWLDKGVDGFRMDVINMISKVPGLPVGNVEPGSEYASGAQYYMNGPRVHEFLQEMNEQVLSRYDIMTVGETGGVTPEHGVLYTNPERKELNMIFQFEHMDVDSGPLGKWDVAPLDLVRLKKILAKWQTDLHGRGWNSLYWDNHDQPRVVSRFGDDGKYRVESAKMLATCLHFMQGTPYIYQGEEIGMTNVQFPSIEDYRDIETINMYNERIAKGFDQVELMKGIHAKSRDNARTPMQWDERENAGFTDGTPWIGVNPNYHEINAKQAMEDKNSIFYYYKELIAMRKRLPIMVEGSFELIHEDSTSLFAYLRHYENETLLVLNNFTADELTVEWPDSLSGLKGERLIGNYEDVESRSADGETNLRPWESIVYHFRK
- a CDS encoding disulfide oxidoreductase, encoding MKKLINRENALFLAFAAGLIATLGSLYFSEIKGYEPCTLCWYQRILMYPFTIILAIAIIKKDYEIALYTSVLSFIGACISTYHVLIQKVPYFTEKAASCGRIPCTGDYINWFGFVTIPVLALTAFLIIFICSIYVLKTNKGESK
- a CDS encoding thioredoxin family protein, which encodes MKKVFIFSAVVILIFAVIAILTNQQKAEKTAGNPYGTNNLKSSTVDLLDDENYQNIITPDELDQKLEEEGSAIVYFFSPECIHCMNTTPVLMPVADEMDEQVDQYNLLEYENGWNEFNIQSTPTLVKFENGKETSRIVGEHSKEEFEEWFQANK
- a CDS encoding sulfite oxidase: MPERKYTVKPSLTTRGLLPENQETPLEFLQGDTMNNYQFFRRNHFAYPALNQANYRLLVGGLVKRPWSISLPDLYRFPAKTLKVTLECAGNKRRLFEPKTYGEQWGKGAISQGYWRGVPLVYILEQAGISSQASEIVVKGYDHGFRKDSKKDYPYARSLPVAKAIHPDTLIAYEYNGQPLSYKHGYPLRLIVPGWYAMASVKWIRQISVIETAFKGPFQANDYMYYPSKDTDEGSYPVTVQNINSTIQSPLDMEILSGGRVTIRGIAWTGEGMITSVQISVNDGQSWNEARIHSTGLPYEWVSWQYEWIPPGKGEYSILSKATDSTGRSQERKAFWNRKGYGYNAMDHVKVEVQ
- a CDS encoding DUF5365 family protein, translated to MKIVQGSFQLQEEEMRHAVNRLYKEVFPCFFSDADIEVFKKNSVLALPGANSHAGTLKGAFEIMACLQTILIILEEHQTTDKAVELFNRNSRILNELGVFFPFNHEQFFGDVRDLDLPDHPTKAANTYLI
- a CDS encoding RluA family pseudouridine synthase, with translation MLEINKTDKFANIAIPDNWNGRTIENLLKEELHVPKKMLHQWRMNKSLYYKEETHPWSVKITAGETLSIPIYEEEENPIPPFDLPLSILYEDEDILVINKPAGLNTHPVNEKDTKTLLNAVSHYFLVKGIQTKPRHIHRLDKDTSGAILFAKHAYAGALLDAALAEGLIKRTYAALVCGIVQKEAGTVDAPIGRDRHRAGKMRVSPSGKQAITHYKVIKRMKPDHLTLVSCRLETGRTHQIRVHMSHIGHPLAGDVLYGGRKYAHMNGQALHAYRLNFLQPLTRQKLQVESPLPWS
- a CDS encoding GlsB/YeaQ/YmgE family stress response membrane protein; the encoded protein is MEFIISLIVGGLLGWVASLIIGRDVPGGIIGNIIAGVVGSWLGTAIFGEMGPTLAGYAIIPALIGAIILIFIVSMIMKAVSKTA
- a CDS encoding aldo/keto reductase: MKTIETSVRLNNGVKMPQFGLGVYKAENGTEVTTAVETALKAGYRLIDTASFYQNESGVGEGIKLSGLNREDIFITSKVWNTDQGYESTLNAFKKTLKELDVEYLDLYLIHWPVGDRFLDTWRAFEKLYEEGLIKAAGVSNFQIHHLDKLLEKSSLVPAVNQVELHPRLTQVELRDYCQEKNIQIESWSPLGRGHLLKEPTIEYLAKKHGKTPAQIIIRWHLQNELVVIPKSVTPERIVENADVFDFTLSPEDMKVLNQLNMNERFGQHPDHFKF